One window of the Vigna radiata var. radiata cultivar VC1973A chromosome 1, Vradiata_ver6, whole genome shotgun sequence genome contains the following:
- the LOC106753853 gene encoding uncharacterized protein LOC106753853 translates to MAEHNTRSKTIDDAILRLTQNQSVLTTSQNELNTKLDSIIAHLSQIDIINPQTQSPSSPSSTTFKPHMKLEVPRFDGHDATGWIFKITQFFEYHSTPEEDRLKVASFYMDGAALSWFQWVHKNGLIPSWHSFLQALETRFAPSYYEDPRGLLFKLTQSSTVNDYLTEFERLASRVVGLPPSFLLSCFILGLSPEIKREVLALQPLTFTQAAALAKLQEDKFHDLRKGPRNRFPFQPSPISTSLSPPQGRSSSPLLPTPSKTNYKKLSHEEMLARREKGLCYNCDEKFHPGHKCKARFFLLVAEETEVNNTTPSDDLAAPEPDPLLAHDIQNELSSAQISFNALSGLTAPEALRFLGLISKKQVTILVDGGSTHNFIQDRVAKFLNLPLQPTPTLKVMVGNGSVIECHQFCPAVLLSIQGHIFTVDFHVLPISGADVVLGIQWLKTLGPIVTDYSQLTMRFDREGHTVELSATSPSGPQHISAPQLKRIFETNSAAAYFHIQISPTYFPSQPSTVTLPTHSHPHLSSLLHKYQSLFISPTSLPPTRPTDHHIHLLPHSSPVTVRPYRYPHFQKCEIEKQIEELLHTGLIQPSHSPFSSPVLLVKKKDTT, encoded by the coding sequence ATGGCCGAACACAACACACGCTCTAAAACCATTGACGATGCAATTCTCCGCCTCACCCAAAATCAGTCCGTCCTCACCACCTCCCAAAATGAACTTAACACCAAGCTCGACTCCATCATTGCTCACCTCTCCCAGATCGACATCATCAACCCTCAAACCCAATCCCCATCCTCACCATCTTCCACTACCTTCAAACCTCACATGAAGCTCGAGGTTCCACGGTTTGATGGTCATGATGCTACCGGTTGGATCTTCAAGATCACCCAATTCTTTGAGTATCACTCTACGCCCGAAGAGGATCGACTCAAAGTGGCTTCCTTCTACATGGACGGCGCCGCCCTCAGCTGGTTCCAGTGGGTTCACAAAAATGGCCTGATTCCGTCTTGGCACAGTTTCCTTCAAGCCCTTGAAACTCGTTTTGCTCCCTCTTACTATGAGGATCCTCGTGGCCTTCTGTTCAAGCTCACACAAAGCAGTACGGTTAATGATTACCTTACCGAATTTGAACGATTGGCTAGTAGAGTTGTGGGTCTTCCCCCTTCATTTTTGTTAAGCTGTTTTATTTTGGGTCTTTCTCCTGAAATCAAACGAGAGGTTTTGGCTTTGCAACCACTAACCTTTACACAGGCTGCTGCATTGGCTAAGTTGCAAGAAGATAAATTTCATGACCTGAGAAAAGGTCCCCGGAATCGCTTTCCGTTTCAGCCCTCTCCGATTTCCACTTCTCTGTCACCGCCTCAAGGGCGCTCTTCCTCCCCTCTGCTACCCACTCCTTCCAAGACCAATTACAAGAAGCTCTCTCATGAGGAAATGTTAGCTCGTCGTGAGAAAGGCTTGTGTTACAACTGCGATGAAAAGTTCCACCCTGGCCACAAATGCAAGGCACGTTTCTTTCTTTTGGTTGCAGAGGAAACAGAGGTTAATAACACTACCCCTTCTGATGACTTGGCAGCTCCTGAACCGGATCCTCTCCTGGCCCACGATATACAGAATGAGCTCTCTTCAGCCCAAATTAGCTTCAATGCACTTTCAGGTTTAACGGCCCCAGAAGCCCTTCGTTTTTTGGGCCTCATTTCAAAGAAGCAAGTTACTATTCTTGTGGATGGCGGCAGCACTCACAACTTCATCCAAGACCGTGTAGCTAAGTTCCTTAACTTACCACTGCAACCCACCCCCACACTAAAGGTGATGGTTGGCAATGGTAGTGTGATTGAATGCCACCAATTTTGTCCAGCTGTTCTACTTTCCATACAAGGCCATATTTTCACGGTTGATTTTCATGTTTTACCCATCAGCGGTGCGGATGTAGTATTGGGCATCCAATGGCTTAAAACCTTGGGCCCAATAGTGACTGACTATTCTCAGTTGACCATGCGTTTCGACAGAGAGGGCCATACCGTTGAATTAAGTGCAACCTCACCTTCTGGACCTCAACACATATCAGCCCCTCAACTCAAACGTATTTTCGAGACCAACTCCGCCGCAGCTTATTTCCATATCCAGATTTCACCCACATATTTTCCATCTCAACCATCTACAGTTACCCTTCCTACTCACTCACATCCCCACCTCTCCTCCCTACTCCACAAATACCAATCACTCTTCATTTCCCCCACCTCTTTACCCCCAACACGCCCAACCGACCATCATATACATCTTTTGCCCCACTCTTCTCCTGTCACGGTGCGCCCTTACCGCTACCCTCATTTTCAAAAGTGCGAGATTGAGAAACAAATTGAGGAACTCCTACACACAGGGCTAATACAGCCAAGTCACAGCCCTTTTTCCTCTCCGGTCttacttgttaaaaaaaaggataCAACATGA
- the LOC111240501 gene encoding putative disease resistance protein At3g14460 yields the protein MAAELVGGALLSAFLQVAFDRLASPQFLDFFRGRKLDEKLLGNLNIMLHSINALAHDAEQKQXTDPHVKAWLFSVKEADECWKVFEKQALKDDDLRLNGEKKEIGKRIVEKCKGLPLALKTIGSLLRTKSSSSYWKSVLESDIWELPKEVEIIPALLLSYQHLPSHLKRCFAYCALFPKDYEFDKKELVLLWMAEGFLHHSKIIKNVQEIGEQYFDDLLTRSFFLQSSLEIRQTKNAREIGEKHLDGLLTRSFSLELGFEMRFVMHDLLNDLAKYVCADFCFRLKFDKGNCIPNTTRHFSFSLDYVGYFDGLRSLTDAERLRSFHSITNGTRYHFDLRQFNILVHELFSKFKFLRVLSLNGYSELSEVHDSVGDLKHLRSIDLSHTDIQKLPNSIGLLYNLLILKLNYCSFLEELPSNLHMLTKLHCLEFEHTKVTKMPMNFGELKNLQALSTFCVNRNNEVISIKQLGGLNLHGTLSIMEVQNIVNPLNALEANLKNKHLVVLELKWNSNHVSDDPAKENKVLENLEPSKHLEHLSIHNYGGTQFPSWVFDNSLPNLVSLWLADCKYCLCLPPLGQLSSLKTLQITGLDGLVSIGAEFYGSNSSSFKSLEILKFYNMKEWEEWECKTTSFPHLRHLVIVRCPKLKSLPEQHLPFKNLDINSCNKLAISINNMFRSSLQLLSIISCSIVHIPMTNYDFLEEMEINSDCYSFTIFELDFFPKLRLLRLSRCQNLRRVSQGHTHIHLKVLRINECRLFESFPSEGLSAPLLQIISIREAENLKLLPKRMQILLPSLTELEIIDCPKVEKFPEGGLPSNVKKVSLSSLKLIASLRDTLDANTCLKSLTIEKLEVESFPGEVLLPRSLTSLSILFCPNLKKLDYKGLRNVSSFEIYGCPNLHLR from the exons ATGGCAGCAGAACTTGTCGGTGGTGCTCTTCTTTCCGCTTTTCTTCAGGTTGCATTCGACAGGTTGGCTTCTCCTCAATTCCTTGACTTCTTTCGTGGAAGAAAACTTGATGAGAAGCTGCTCGGCAACTTGAACATCATGCTGCACTCCATCAATGCTCTCGCTCATGATGCAGAACAGAAGCAGTTNACAGATCCACACGTTAAAGCATGGCTTTTTTCTGTCAAAGAGGCT GATGAATGCTggaaagtttttgaaaaacaagCACTAAAAGATGATGATCTTCGATTGAATGGTGAAAAAAAGGAGATTGGTAAAAGAATAGTTGAAAAGTGCAAAGGATTACCACTTGCTTTGAAAACAATTGGAAGTCTTCTCCGAACAAAGTCATCAAGCTCATATTGGAAAAGCGTGTTGGAAAGCGACATATGGGAGTTAccaaaagaagttgaaattatCCCTGCTCTACTATTGAGTTATCAGCACCTTCCTTCTCATCTAAAGAGGTGCTTTGCTTATTGTGCATTATTTCCAAAAGATTATGAATTTGACAAGAAGGAATTAGTTTTGTTATGGATGGCTGAAGGTTTTCTTCACCActctaaaataatcaagaatgtaCAAGAAATTGGTGAACAATATTTCGACGATCTATTAACGAGGTCCTTCTTTCTTCAATCAAGCCTTGAAATCCGGCAGACCAAGAATGCACGTGAAATTGGTGAAAAACATTTGGACGGTCTATTAACGAGGTCCTTCTCTCTTGAATTAGGCTTTGAAATGCGATTCGTCATGCATGACCTTCTGAATGATTTGGCAAAATATGTTTGTGCAGACTTTTGTTTCAggttaaaatttgataaaggaAATTGTATACCCAATACAACCcgtcatttttcattttcactcgATTACGTAGGATATTTTGATGGTTTACGAAGTTTAACAGACGCTGAAAGACTGCgttcttttcattcaattacAAATGGCACGAGATATCATTTTGATCTTCGTCAATTCAATATTTTGGTGCATGAATTGTTCTCCAAATTCAAGTTTTTACGTGTCTTATCTTTGAATGGATATTCTGAGCTTAGTGAGGTCCATGATTCTGTTGGTGATCTTAAACATCTCCGTTCAATAGACCTTTCGCATACTGATATACAGAAATTGCCTAACTCAATAGGTTTGCTCTATAACTTGCTAATACTGAAGTTGAACTATTGTTCATTTCTAGAAGAATTACCTTCAAATTTGCATATGCTCACCAAGTTGCATTGTTTGGAATTTGAACATACAAAAGTGACAAAGATGCCAATGAATTTTGGAGAGTTGAAGAATCTTCAAGCACTGAGTACGTTTTGTGTTAATAGAAATAATGAGGTCATCAGTATTAAGCAACTAGGAGGACTCAATCTTCACGGAACGCTATCAATTATGGAGGTGCAAAATATTGTGAATCCTTTGAATGCATTAGaagcaaatttgaaaaataaacatcTTGTGGTGCTAGAGTTAAAATGGAATTCGAACCATGTATCTGATGATccagcaaaagaaaataaagtactTGAGAATCTAGAACCTTCCAAACACTTGGAACATTTGTCAATCCATAATTATGGTGGTACACAATTCCCAAGTTGGGTATTCGATAATTCATTACCAAATTTGGTGTCCTTATGGTTGGCTGATTGTAAATATTGCTTATGTTTGCCTCCCCTGGGACAATTGTCATCTCTGAAGACCCTCCAGATTACAGGACTTGATGGATTAGTGAGCATTGGTGCTGAATTTTATGGGAGCAACTCTTCTTCATTCAAGTCCTtggaaatattgaaattttacaaCATGAAGGAATGGGAAGAATGGGAATGTAAAACTACTTCTTTTCCACATCTTCGACATCTTGTTATTGTTCGATGTCCCAAGCTGAAAAGTCTGCCAGAGCAACATCTTCCTTTCAAGAATCTAGATATTAATAGCTGTAATAAGCTTGCAATTAGCATAAACAACATGTTCAGATCCTCGCTTCAACTCTTGAGTATTATTTCATGCTCAATTGTGCACATTCCTATGACCAATTACGATTTTCTTGAAGAAATGGAGATTAATAGTGACTGCTACTCTTTTACCATCTTTGAGCTAGATTTCTTTCCAAAGCTCCGTTTACTTCGATTGAGTCGATGCCAAAACCTCAGAAGAGTTTCACAGGGACACACTCATATTCATCTAAAAGTACTAAGAATTAATGAATGCCGTCTATTTGAATCATTTCCAAGTGAAGGATTATCTGCACCGTTGCTACAAATAATTTCAATTCGAGAAGCGGAGAATTTGAAGTTGTTGCCGAAACGCATGCAAATCCTGCTTCCGTCTCTTACTGAGTTGGAGATAATTGATTGTCCAAAAGTGGAGAAGTTCCCAGAAGGAGGTTTGCCATCAAACGTAAAAAAGGTGTCTCTTTCAAGTTTAAAACTTATCGCCTCCCTGAGAGACACTTTGGATGCCAATACATGTCTGAAAAGCTTGACTATTGAAAAGTTGGAGGTGGAGTCTTTTCCCGGTGAAGTTTTGCTGCCACGCTCTCTCACCTCTCTAAGCATCCTATTTTGCCCAAATCTTAAAAAGCTTGACTACAAGGGTCTACGCAACGTCTCCTCTTTCGAAATTTATGGATGCCCCAACCTTCATCTAAGATAA
- the LOC106753942 gene encoding probable phospholipid-transporting ATPase 8 isoform X1, which produces METAVNIGYACSLLRKDMKQIVITLDSSDILYLEKQGDKQALAKASLESIKKQIGEGISQINSAKESSNANKGSSSGFGLKIDGKSLDYSLNKNLERSFFELAINCASVICCRSSSKQKARVTRLVKLGTGKTTLSIGDGANDVGMLQEADIGVGISGAEGMQAVMASDFAIAQFRFLERLLLVHGHWCYRRISMMICYFFYKTIAFGFTLFWFEAYASFSGQAAYNDWYMSFYNVFFTSLPVIALGVFDQDVSAKLCLKYPFLYLEGIEDTLFSWPRILGWMLNGVLSSLVIFFLTTNSVLNQAFRRDGKVVDFEILGVTMYTCVVWTVNCQMALSINYFTWIQHFFIWGSIAFWYVFVLVYGYLSPGISTTSYKVFVEACAPSGLYWLVTLLVVVCVLLPYFSYRSFQSRFLPMYHDIIQRKQVEGIEIGLSDDDLPKQVQGKLIHLRERLKQREL; this is translated from the exons ATGGAAACTGCTGTCAACATAGG GTATGCTTGCAGTTTACTTAGGAAAGACATGAAACAAATAGTGATCACTCTTGATTCCTCAGATATCCTATACTTGGAAAAACAAGGGGACAAGCAGGCTTTAGCAAAG GCTTCTCTTGAAAGCattaagaaacaaattggaGAAGGAATCTCACAAATTAACTCTGCAAAAGAGAGTTCTAATGCAAATAAAGGAAGTTCTTCTGGGTTTGGCCTTAAAATCGATGGAAAGTCCTTGGATTATTCTCTTAACAAGAATTTGGAAAGGTCCTTCTTTGAGCTTGCCATTAATTGTGCTTCTGTCATCTGTTGCCGATCTTCATCCAAACAGAAGGCTCGG GTTACAAGGTTGGTAAAATTGGGAACGGGAAAGACAACCTTATCTATTGGAGATGGGGCAAATGATGTTGGCATGCTTCAGGAGGCTGATATTGGAGTTGGTATTAGTGGTGCTGAAGGGATGCAG GCTGTAATGGCAAGTGATTTTGCAATAGCTCAATTCCGGTTTCTAGAGCGACTTTTGTTGGTACATGGTCATTGGTGTTATCGGCGTATATCAATGATG atatgctattttttctataaaaccATTGCATTTGGATTTACCCTTTTTTGGTTTGAGGCGTATGCTTCTTTCTCTGGTCAAGCTGCTTACAATGATTGGTACATGTCATTTTACAATGTCTTCTTCACTTCACTTCCAGTGATCGCTCTAGGTGTTTTTGATCAAGATGTTTCTGCCAAACTTTGCCTAAAG TATCCCTTTCTATATCTAGAGGGAATAGAAGACACCCTGTTCAGCTGGCCCCGGATTCTAGGGTGGATGTTGAATGGAGTCCTTAGTTCTTTAGTAATATTCTTCTTAACCACTAATTCTGTGTTGAATCAAGCCTTCAGAAGAGATGGTAAGGTGGTTGATTTTGAAATACTTGGGGTCACAATGTATACATGTGTGGTGTGGACTGTGAATTGCCAAATGGCATTATCCATCAATTACTTTACTTGgatacaacatttttttatatggggCAGCATAGCCTTCTGGTATGTATTTGTGTTGGTCTATGGTTACTTATCTCCAGGAATATCGACAACATCTTACAAGGTTTTTGTGGAAGCATGTGCTCCCAGTGGTCTCTATTGGCTAGTAACCCTTTTGGTTGTTGTGTGTGTGCTGCTACCNTATTTCTCCTATAGGTCTTTCCAAAGTCGGTTTCTTCCAATGTACCATGATATTATACAGAGAAAACAAGTAGAAGGGATTGAAATTGGCTTATCTGATGATGATTTACCTAAACAGGTCCAAGGAAAACTAATACACCTCAGAGAGAGATTGAAGCAAAGGGAGCTGTGA
- the LOC106753942 gene encoding probable phospholipid-transporting ATPase 8 isoform X3 produces the protein METAVNIGYACSLLRKDMKQIVITLDSSDILYLEKQGDKQALAKASLESIKKQIGEGISQINSAKESSNANKGSSSGFGLKIDGKSLDYSLNKNLERSFFELAINCASVICCRSSSKQKARVTRLVKLGTGKTTLSIGDGANDVGMLQEADIGVGISGAEGMQAVMASDFAIAQFRFLERLLLVHGHWCYRRISMMICYFFYKTIAFGFTLFWFEAYASFSGQAAYNDWYMSFYNVFFTSLPVIALGVFDQDVSAKLCLKVQGKLIHLRERLKQREL, from the exons ATGGAAACTGCTGTCAACATAGG GTATGCTTGCAGTTTACTTAGGAAAGACATGAAACAAATAGTGATCACTCTTGATTCCTCAGATATCCTATACTTGGAAAAACAAGGGGACAAGCAGGCTTTAGCAAAG GCTTCTCTTGAAAGCattaagaaacaaattggaGAAGGAATCTCACAAATTAACTCTGCAAAAGAGAGTTCTAATGCAAATAAAGGAAGTTCTTCTGGGTTTGGCCTTAAAATCGATGGAAAGTCCTTGGATTATTCTCTTAACAAGAATTTGGAAAGGTCCTTCTTTGAGCTTGCCATTAATTGTGCTTCTGTCATCTGTTGCCGATCTTCATCCAAACAGAAGGCTCGG GTTACAAGGTTGGTAAAATTGGGAACGGGAAAGACAACCTTATCTATTGGAGATGGGGCAAATGATGTTGGCATGCTTCAGGAGGCTGATATTGGAGTTGGTATTAGTGGTGCTGAAGGGATGCAG GCTGTAATGGCAAGTGATTTTGCAATAGCTCAATTCCGGTTTCTAGAGCGACTTTTGTTGGTACATGGTCATTGGTGTTATCGGCGTATATCAATGATG atatgctattttttctataaaaccATTGCATTTGGATTTACCCTTTTTTGGTTTGAGGCGTATGCTTCTTTCTCTGGTCAAGCTGCTTACAATGATTGGTACATGTCATTTTACAATGTCTTCTTCACTTCACTTCCAGTGATCGCTCTAGGTGTTTTTGATCAAGATGTTTCTGCCAAACTTTGCCTAAAG GTCCAAGGAAAACTAATACACCTCAGAGAGAGATTGAAGCAAAGGGAGCTGTGA
- the LOC106753942 gene encoding probable phospholipid-transporting ATPase 8 isoform X2: MKQIVITLDSSDILYLEKQGDKQALAKASLESIKKQIGEGISQINSAKESSNANKGSSSGFGLKIDGKSLDYSLNKNLERSFFELAINCASVICCRSSSKQKARVTRLVKLGTGKTTLSIGDGANDVGMLQEADIGVGISGAEGMQAVMASDFAIAQFRFLERLLLVHGHWCYRRISMMICYFFYKTIAFGFTLFWFEAYASFSGQAAYNDWYMSFYNVFFTSLPVIALGVFDQDVSAKLCLKYPFLYLEGIEDTLFSWPRILGWMLNGVLSSLVIFFLTTNSVLNQAFRRDGKVVDFEILGVTMYTCVVWTVNCQMALSINYFTWIQHFFIWGSIAFWYVFVLVYGYLSPGISTTSYKVFVEACAPSGLYWLVTLLVVVCVLLPYFSYRSFQSRFLPMYHDIIQRKQVEGIEIGLSDDDLPKQVQGKLIHLRERLKQREL, translated from the exons ATGAAACAAATAGTGATCACTCTTGATTCCTCAGATATCCTATACTTGGAAAAACAAGGGGACAAGCAGGCTTTAGCAAAG GCTTCTCTTGAAAGCattaagaaacaaattggaGAAGGAATCTCACAAATTAACTCTGCAAAAGAGAGTTCTAATGCAAATAAAGGAAGTTCTTCTGGGTTTGGCCTTAAAATCGATGGAAAGTCCTTGGATTATTCTCTTAACAAGAATTTGGAAAGGTCCTTCTTTGAGCTTGCCATTAATTGTGCTTCTGTCATCTGTTGCCGATCTTCATCCAAACAGAAGGCTCGG GTTACAAGGTTGGTAAAATTGGGAACGGGAAAGACAACCTTATCTATTGGAGATGGGGCAAATGATGTTGGCATGCTTCAGGAGGCTGATATTGGAGTTGGTATTAGTGGTGCTGAAGGGATGCAG GCTGTAATGGCAAGTGATTTTGCAATAGCTCAATTCCGGTTTCTAGAGCGACTTTTGTTGGTACATGGTCATTGGTGTTATCGGCGTATATCAATGATG atatgctattttttctataaaaccATTGCATTTGGATTTACCCTTTTTTGGTTTGAGGCGTATGCTTCTTTCTCTGGTCAAGCTGCTTACAATGATTGGTACATGTCATTTTACAATGTCTTCTTCACTTCACTTCCAGTGATCGCTCTAGGTGTTTTTGATCAAGATGTTTCTGCCAAACTTTGCCTAAAG TATCCCTTTCTATATCTAGAGGGAATAGAAGACACCCTGTTCAGCTGGCCCCGGATTCTAGGGTGGATGTTGAATGGAGTCCTTAGTTCTTTAGTAATATTCTTCTTAACCACTAATTCTGTGTTGAATCAAGCCTTCAGAAGAGATGGTAAGGTGGTTGATTTTGAAATACTTGGGGTCACAATGTATACATGTGTGGTGTGGACTGTGAATTGCCAAATGGCATTATCCATCAATTACTTTACTTGgatacaacatttttttatatggggCAGCATAGCCTTCTGGTATGTATTTGTGTTGGTCTATGGTTACTTATCTCCAGGAATATCGACAACATCTTACAAGGTTTTTGTGGAAGCATGTGCTCCCAGTGGTCTCTATTGGCTAGTAACCCTTTTGGTTGTTGTGTGTGTGCTGCTACCNTATTTCTCCTATAGGTCTTTCCAAAGTCGGTTTCTTCCAATGTACCATGATATTATACAGAGAAAACAAGTAGAAGGGATTGAAATTGGCTTATCTGATGATGATTTACCTAAACAGGTCCAAGGAAAACTAATACACCTCAGAGAGAGATTGAAGCAAAGGGAGCTGTGA